In Thermomonas carbonis, a single genomic region encodes these proteins:
- a CDS encoding 2-oxoglutarate dehydrogenase E1 component encodes MDSLLKQFAQTSQLGANGAYVEDLYEQYLVAPDRVDAKWRQYFDGLKGREAGDVPHSAVIDQIAQAGRMAARGVVSAATGTGDERERGVGKLITAYRSRGHLAAKLDPLGLTINPEAPDLALGFHRLSESDTGSEFSTGGVAGRERMKLGELLGLLKATYAGSVGAEFMHITDAEQRRWMYERLEKAAGNYGRTADDKQRILERLTAAEGLERYLHTKYVGQKRFSLEGGDSLIPLLDVMIQRAGGDGVKDIVIGMAHRGRLNVLVNTMGKPPRKLFDEFEGKFEHSRAGDHAHTGDVKYHMGFSADVATPGGPVHLALAFNPSHLEIVDPVVVGSVRSRQLRRNDRERKQVLPIVLHGDAAFAGQGVVMELFQMSQARGFRVGGTVHVVINNQVGFTTSAAEDARSTLYCTDVAKMIGAPILHVNGDDPEAVAFVSEMAFDFRQRFGKDVVIDLVCYRRHGHNEADEPAATQPLMYQKIRAMKTTRELYAARLDGEGSVSAATSQALVDGYRDTLDAGDVTTEVVQVKADEFTIDWHPYLSAKLSDPVDTRVERTTLDELATRINAIPDAVKLHPRVAKIYEDRRKMAAGEQAGDWGFAENLAYATLIQEGYRLRLVGQDCGRGTFFHRHAILHDQATDNYYLPLRELLKDTPDRSLEHVTIIDSLLSEEAVMAFEYGYATADPMTLDIWEGQFGDFANGAQVVIDQFLSSGEAKWDRLCGLALFLPHGYEGQGPEHSSARLERFLQLCAMENMIVCAPTTPAQDFHMIRRQMRMGTRKPLVVMTPKSLLRHKLAVSTLDELANGEFQRLIPDTTASAKKVRRIVACSGKVYYDLLDEAQKQGITDVALVRVEQLYPFPRPELAAEIKRFGSATEVVWCQEEPQNQGAWYQIKHHLQACLQGKQSLTYAGRHRSPSPAAGHLAEHVAEQNKLIADALVNPVGAEITAE; translated from the coding sequence GTGGACAGTCTCCTGAAGCAGTTTGCCCAGACCTCGCAACTCGGTGCCAATGGCGCCTATGTGGAGGATCTCTACGAGCAATACCTGGTCGCCCCGGACCGCGTCGACGCCAAGTGGCGGCAGTATTTCGATGGCCTGAAGGGCCGCGAAGCCGGCGACGTCCCGCACTCCGCGGTGATCGACCAGATCGCCCAGGCCGGCCGAATGGCCGCACGCGGCGTAGTCAGCGCGGCGACTGGGACCGGCGACGAGCGCGAACGCGGGGTCGGCAAGCTGATCACCGCGTATCGGTCGCGCGGGCATTTGGCCGCCAAGCTCGATCCGCTGGGCCTGACCATCAACCCGGAAGCGCCGGACCTGGCGCTGGGCTTCCATCGCCTCTCCGAAAGCGACACCGGCAGCGAGTTCAGCACCGGCGGCGTGGCTGGTCGCGAGCGCATGAAGCTGGGCGAGTTGCTCGGCCTGCTCAAGGCGACCTACGCCGGCAGCGTCGGTGCCGAGTTCATGCACATCACCGACGCCGAACAGCGCCGCTGGATGTACGAACGCCTGGAGAAGGCCGCCGGCAACTACGGTCGCACTGCCGACGACAAGCAGCGCATCCTCGAGCGCCTGACCGCAGCGGAAGGCCTGGAGCGCTACCTGCACACCAAGTACGTCGGCCAGAAGCGTTTCTCGCTGGAAGGCGGCGACAGCCTGATCCCGCTGCTGGACGTCATGATCCAGCGCGCCGGCGGCGACGGGGTCAAGGACATCGTGATCGGCATGGCCCATCGCGGCCGCCTCAACGTGCTGGTCAACACGATGGGCAAGCCGCCGCGCAAGCTGTTCGACGAGTTCGAAGGCAAGTTCGAGCACAGCCGCGCCGGCGACCATGCGCACACCGGCGACGTGAAGTACCACATGGGCTTCTCCGCCGATGTCGCCACTCCCGGCGGTCCGGTCCACTTGGCGCTGGCGTTCAATCCCTCGCACCTGGAAATCGTGGATCCGGTGGTCGTCGGCAGCGTGCGTTCGCGCCAGCTCCGGCGCAACGACCGGGAACGCAAGCAGGTCCTGCCGATCGTCCTGCACGGCGACGCCGCGTTCGCCGGCCAGGGCGTGGTGATGGAACTGTTCCAGATGTCGCAGGCGCGCGGTTTCCGCGTCGGCGGCACCGTCCATGTCGTCATCAATAACCAGGTCGGCTTCACCACCAGTGCCGCCGAGGACGCACGTTCCACGCTGTACTGCACCGATGTTGCGAAGATGATCGGCGCGCCGATCCTGCACGTGAACGGCGACGATCCCGAAGCCGTGGCCTTCGTCTCGGAGATGGCTTTCGATTTTCGCCAGCGCTTCGGCAAGGACGTGGTCATCGACCTGGTCTGCTATCGCCGCCACGGCCACAACGAGGCCGACGAGCCAGCCGCGACCCAGCCGCTGATGTACCAGAAGATCCGCGCGATGAAGACCACCCGCGAGCTGTACGCCGCGCGGCTGGATGGCGAAGGCAGCGTGAGCGCGGCCACGTCGCAGGCGCTGGTCGATGGCTATCGCGACACGCTGGACGCCGGCGATGTCACCACCGAGGTAGTGCAGGTCAAGGCCGACGAATTCACCATCGACTGGCATCCGTACCTGTCGGCGAAGTTGTCCGACCCGGTCGACACCCGCGTCGAGAGGACCACGCTGGACGAACTCGCCACTCGCATCAATGCGATCCCGGACGCGGTCAAGCTGCATCCGCGCGTTGCCAAGATCTACGAAGACCGCCGCAAGATGGCCGCCGGCGAACAGGCCGGCGACTGGGGCTTCGCCGAGAACCTGGCCTACGCCACCCTGATCCAGGAAGGCTACCGCTTGCGTTTGGTCGGCCAGGACTGCGGCCGCGGTACCTTCTTCCATCGCCATGCGATCCTGCACGACCAGGCCACGGACAATTACTACCTGCCGCTGCGCGAACTGTTGAAGGACACGCCGGACCGCAGCCTGGAACACGTGACGATCATCGACTCGCTGCTCAGCGAAGAAGCGGTGATGGCCTTCGAATACGGCTACGCCACCGCCGATCCGATGACGCTCGACATCTGGGAAGGCCAGTTCGGCGATTTCGCCAACGGTGCCCAGGTCGTCATCGACCAATTCCTGTCTTCCGGCGAAGCGAAGTGGGATCGCCTGTGCGGTCTGGCGCTGTTCCTGCCGCATGGCTACGAGGGCCAGGGACCGGAACACAGCTCGGCGCGCCTGGAGCGCTTCCTGCAGCTGTGCGCGATGGAGAACATGATCGTTTGTGCGCCGACCACCCCGGCGCAGGATTTCCACATGATCCGCCGACAGATGCGCATGGGCACGCGCAAACCGCTGGTGGTGATGACGCCGAAGTCGCTGCTGCGCCACAAGCTGGCGGTGTCCACGCTGGACGAACTGGCCAACGGCGAGTTCCAGCGCCTGATCCCGGACACCACCGCCAGCGCGAAAAAGGTGCGCAGGATCGTGGCCTGCTCCGGCAAGGTCTATTACGACCTGCTCGATGAAGCGCAGAAGCAGGGAATCACCGATGTCGCGCTGGTTCGCGTCGAACAGCTGTATCCGTTCCCGCGTCCCGAACTCGCCGCCGAGATCAAGCGTTTCGGCTCGGCTACCGAAGTCGTCTGGTGCCAGGAGGAACCGCAGAACCAGGGCGCGTGGTACCAGATCAAGCATCACCTGCAGGCCTGCCTG
- a CDS encoding GNAT family N-acetyltransferase, with translation MTDDPRLQPYRVDVVGFEAALAELRSVRDEVFVGEQGVPITLEHDALDPLCTHVLARLLDGSPVGTARLTPDRKIGRMAVRAAWRGRGIGDALLRALLDEARRRGWPEVRLNSQASAIGFYARHAFRPEGKRFMEAGIEHLSMVLAFTGPTRIDSREAAIEAAIGIIERARRSVWIRSVALDPWLYDDAGVLQALRSFATRGGGQQVLGLLHDAAGPQQAHSPMLALAQRLPSIFLFRELQDPVDRNDPAAWIAGDGGGYYLRSLGERVQGEAEQDAPARVRQLAARFDDGWQRSRPVSEYRALGL, from the coding sequence ATGACCGACGACCCGCGCCTGCAGCCGTACCGCGTCGACGTGGTCGGGTTCGAGGCCGCGCTGGCCGAACTGCGCAGCGTGCGCGACGAGGTCTTCGTCGGCGAACAGGGCGTGCCGATTACCCTGGAGCACGACGCGCTGGATCCGCTCTGCACGCATGTGCTCGCCCGCCTGCTCGACGGCAGCCCGGTCGGCACTGCGCGGCTCACGCCGGACCGCAAGATCGGGCGGATGGCCGTGCGCGCAGCATGGCGCGGACGCGGCATCGGCGACGCGCTGTTGCGCGCACTCCTCGACGAAGCGCGCAGGCGCGGCTGGCCGGAGGTGCGGTTGAATTCGCAAGCCAGCGCCATCGGCTTCTACGCACGCCACGCCTTCCGGCCCGAAGGCAAGCGCTTCATGGAAGCTGGCATCGAGCACCTGTCGATGGTGCTGGCGTTTACCGGCCCGACAAGGATCGACAGCCGCGAGGCCGCTATCGAAGCGGCCATCGGCATCATCGAACGTGCACGCCGCAGCGTGTGGATCCGCAGCGTTGCGCTGGATCCGTGGCTGTACGACGACGCAGGCGTGCTGCAGGCGCTGCGCAGCTTCGCCACCCGTGGCGGCGGTCAACAGGTCTTGGGGCTGCTGCACGATGCCGCCGGCCCGCAGCAGGCGCATTCGCCCATGCTCGCGCTGGCCCAGCGACTGCCCAGCATCTTCCTGTTCCGCGAGCTGCAGGATCCGGTGGATCGAAACGATCCGGCCGCGTGGATCGCCGGCGATGGCGGCGGCTACTACCTGCGCAGCCTGGGCGAACGCGTGCAGGGCGAGGCCGAACAGGACGCCCCGGCACGGGTACGGCAACTGGCCGCGCGCTTCGATGATGGCTGGCAGCGTTCGCGCCCGGTCAGCGAATACCGGGCGCTGGGACTGTGA
- a CDS encoding cupin domain-containing protein, whose translation MIEVHATNKHFLGMPAAEFLREYWQKKPLLIRNAFPGYESPLQPEDLAGLACEDGVLARLIEHDAAADGWRVRHGPFAEDDFPGLPDHDWTLLVQDMDKWDADLRALLDRFDFLPRWRIDDVMVSFAATGGSVGAHVDQYDVFLLQAQGHRRWQIDASDKPPLAFRDDVELKLLRVFQPDHDWVLAPGDMLYLPPGVPHHGIAQDPCLTFSIGMRAPATTELLGDYVDALSAEAPESLRYTDPDLQAPKDAHEIDDAAMQRVADALRQLRMDDPDRFGDWFGGFITTYRSAVQPAADDSPRPRIEVEWDLGQGASLQRHPWSRMAWRRASKGARLYAGGQAHAMPVRDAQRLAAANEIDGVLYDALSTAGRDAVFALLDGGHYRLDVSDEAE comes from the coding sequence ATGATCGAAGTCCACGCCACCAACAAGCACTTCCTCGGCATGCCCGCCGCCGAGTTCCTGCGCGAGTACTGGCAGAAAAAACCGCTGCTGATCCGCAACGCCTTCCCCGGTTACGAATCCCCGCTGCAACCCGAGGACCTGGCCGGACTGGCCTGCGAAGACGGCGTGCTGGCGCGACTGATCGAACACGATGCGGCCGCCGACGGCTGGCGCGTGCGCCACGGGCCCTTCGCGGAAGACGACTTCCCCGGCCTGCCCGACCACGACTGGACCCTGCTGGTGCAGGACATGGACAAGTGGGACGCCGACCTGCGCGCCCTGCTCGACCGCTTCGATTTCCTGCCGCGCTGGCGCATCGACGACGTGATGGTGAGCTTCGCCGCCACCGGCGGGTCGGTTGGCGCGCATGTCGATCAGTACGACGTGTTCCTGCTGCAGGCGCAGGGGCATCGGCGCTGGCAGATCGATGCGTCGGACAAGCCGCCGCTCGCGTTCCGCGATGACGTCGAATTGAAACTGCTGCGCGTCTTCCAGCCGGACCACGATTGGGTGCTCGCCCCCGGCGACATGCTCTACCTGCCGCCGGGCGTGCCCCACCACGGCATCGCCCAGGATCCGTGCCTGACGTTCTCGATCGGCATGCGCGCGCCGGCGACCACGGAACTGCTCGGCGACTACGTCGATGCCCTGTCCGCGGAGGCACCGGAGTCGCTGCGTTACACCGATCCCGACCTGCAAGCACCGAAGGATGCGCACGAAATCGACGACGCGGCGATGCAGCGCGTGGCCGATGCACTGCGCCAGTTGCGGATGGACGATCCGGATCGCTTCGGCGATTGGTTCGGCGGCTTCATCACGACGTATCGCAGCGCGGTGCAGCCGGCCGCCGACGACAGCCCGCGACCGCGGATCGAAGTCGAATGGGACCTGGGCCAAGGCGCGAGCCTGCAGCGTCATCCTTGGTCGCGGATGGCCTGGCGGCGGGCCTCGAAGGGCGCGCGCCTGTACGCGGGCGGGCAGGCGCATGCGATGCCGGTGCGCGACGCGCAGCGACTGGCCGCCGCCAACGAGATCGATGGCGTCCTTTACGACGCCTTGTCGACGGCCGGCCGCGATGCGGTGTTCGCCCTGCTCGACGGCGGCCACTATCGCCTCGACGTCTCGGACGAGGCCGAATGA
- the bla gene encoding subclass B3 metallo-beta-lactamase: MKFALAALLAFVLVSGCQAPPTIATATSTSEPAVRTLPAPTACAEDAGWSDPTTPRHVFGNTWFVGTCSISAILVTSADGHVLIDAATAEAVPAIIANIRAAGFRVEDIRSILVTHEHNDHVGGVAGLQQASGARVLARAVAAEALKAGRSDRRDPQFEETGAFPPVANVVTLVDGKDVTLGSLRFRHLPNTGHTAGGSGWAWRSCERATCRDIVFPDSNSAISDKHYRYSDHPEHVAAFRRGQALVAAQPCDILITTHVHSSDLLARLDGSQPLVDAGACKAYAERGLAGLDKRLADERAGTAP, from the coding sequence ATGAAGTTCGCCCTTGCCGCCTTGCTCGCGTTCGTTCTTGTGAGCGGCTGCCAGGCACCGCCGACCATCGCGACCGCGACGTCAACATCCGAACCCGCCGTGCGCACGTTGCCCGCACCGACAGCTTGCGCCGAGGATGCCGGCTGGAGCGATCCGACCACGCCGCGGCATGTGTTCGGCAACACCTGGTTCGTCGGCACCTGTTCGATCAGCGCGATCCTGGTGACATCGGCCGACGGCCACGTCCTGATCGATGCAGCGACCGCCGAGGCGGTGCCCGCGATCATCGCCAACATCCGTGCCGCGGGTTTCCGGGTCGAGGACATCCGCAGCATCCTGGTCACCCACGAGCACAACGACCATGTCGGCGGCGTGGCCGGGCTGCAACAGGCCAGCGGCGCGCGGGTGCTGGCGCGCGCGGTCGCGGCCGAGGCGCTCAAGGCGGGCCGCAGCGACCGTCGCGATCCGCAATTCGAAGAGACCGGCGCGTTCCCGCCTGTAGCCAACGTTGTCACCCTGGTCGATGGCAAAGACGTGACCTTGGGTTCGTTGCGTTTCAGGCACCTGCCCAACACCGGCCACACCGCCGGCGGATCCGGCTGGGCCTGGCGCAGCTGCGAGCGCGCGACCTGCCGCGACATCGTCTTCCCCGACAGCAACAGCGCGATCTCCGACAAGCATTACCGCTACAGCGATCATCCGGAGCACGTTGCTGCATTCCGCCGCGGGCAGGCGCTGGTCGCCGCGCAACCCTGCGACATCCTGATCACCACCCACGTCCACTCCAGCGACCTGCTGGCGCGACTGGACGGTAGCCAGCCATTGGTCGATGCCGGCGCATGCAAGGCCTACGCCGAACGCGGCCTGGCCGGCCTCGACAAGCGTCTTGCCGACGAACGCGCGGGAACCGCGCCATGA
- the purB gene encoding adenylosuccinate lyase: MSDALTALSPLDGRYAGKVDALRPIFSEYGLIRARVKVEVEWLLALAAEPGIPELVPFSDAATARLRALAQDFAVEDAARVKAIEATTNHDVKAVEYLIKERLQDDAELGPALEFVHFACTSEDINNLSYALLLSKARQHVLLPRLDALIARLRAMAHEHAALPMLSRTHGQTASPTTVGKELANVVARLQRQGEALAALPMPGKINGAVGNYNAHVVAYPDIDWPVFSQHFVESLGLDWQPYTTQIEPHDGIAELCDACKRIDTIAIDLCRDVWGYIGQGYFKQAVKAGEVGSSTMPHKVNPIDFENAEGNFGIASALFEHFAAKLPISRWQRDLTDSTVLRALGTAFGHMLIGFDALQRGLGKLSVNPDRLAADLDASWEVLAEAVQTVMRRHGLPSPYEQLKALTRGQGISEASMREFIATLDLPAADKQRLLEMTPGSYTGLAEQLARNA, from the coding sequence ATGTCCGACGCCCTGACCGCTCTGTCCCCGCTCGATGGCCGCTATGCCGGCAAGGTCGATGCCCTGCGCCCGATCTTTTCCGAGTACGGTCTGATCCGCGCGCGGGTCAAGGTTGAGGTGGAATGGCTGCTGGCCCTGGCCGCGGAGCCGGGCATCCCCGAACTGGTGCCGTTTTCCGATGCCGCCACCGCCCGCCTGCGCGCGCTGGCGCAGGACTTCGCGGTGGAAGATGCCGCGCGGGTCAAGGCCATCGAGGCGACCACCAACCACGACGTCAAGGCGGTCGAGTACCTCATCAAGGAACGCCTGCAGGACGATGCCGAGCTGGGCCCGGCGCTGGAATTCGTGCACTTCGCCTGCACCAGCGAGGACATCAACAATCTCTCCTACGCCCTGCTGCTGAGCAAGGCGCGCCAGCACGTGCTGCTGCCGAGGCTCGACGCACTGATCGCGAGACTCCGCGCGATGGCCCACGAACACGCGGCGCTGCCGATGCTCTCGCGCACCCATGGCCAGACCGCCTCGCCGACCACCGTCGGCAAGGAACTGGCCAACGTCGTCGCCCGCCTGCAACGCCAGGGAGAGGCACTGGCCGCGCTGCCGATGCCCGGCAAGATCAATGGCGCGGTCGGCAACTACAACGCGCATGTCGTCGCCTATCCCGACATCGACTGGCCGGTGTTTTCGCAGCATTTCGTCGAATCGCTCGGCCTGGACTGGCAGCCGTACACCACCCAGATCGAGCCGCACGACGGCATCGCCGAACTGTGCGACGCCTGCAAGCGCATCGACACCATCGCCATCGACCTGTGCCGCGATGTCTGGGGCTACATCGGCCAAGGCTACTTCAAGCAGGCGGTGAAGGCTGGCGAAGTGGGCAGCAGCACGATGCCGCACAAGGTCAACCCGATCGACTTCGAGAACGCGGAAGGCAACTTCGGCATCGCCAGCGCGCTGTTCGAGCATTTCGCCGCCAAGCTGCCGATCAGCCGCTGGCAGCGCGACCTCACCGATTCCACCGTGCTGCGCGCACTCGGTACCGCTTTCGGCCACATGCTGATCGGCTTCGATGCCCTGCAGCGCGGCCTGGGCAAACTGAGCGTCAACCCAGACCGGCTGGCCGCCGACCTCGATGCCAGCTGGGAAGTGCTGGCCGAAGCCGTGCAGACGGTGATGCGTCGCCACGGGCTGCCCAGCCCGTACGAGCAGCTCAAGGCGCTGACCCGCGGCCAAGGCATCAGCGAGGCCTCGATGCGCGAGTTCATTGCCACCCTCGACCTGCCCGCCGCAGACAAGCAGCGCCTGCTCGAGATGACCCCGGGCAGTTACACCGGCCTGGCCGAGCAACTCGCCAGGAACGCATGA
- a CDS encoding class II fumarate hydratase, whose translation MAIRKASGFRIEHDSMGELRVPAKALWGAQTQRAIDNFAISARPMPQAFIRALALTKAAAALVNGHLGLLARAQADAIVEAATAIAGGAHADQFPVDRYQTGSGTSSNMNANEVIAHLATKASGLPIHPNDHVNLGQSSNDVIPTALRVMAVQGAKRQLLPALQHLRKTIDKRAKALRKIVKTGRTHLMDAMPLTVAQEFGAWSAQLDSAQARIEDSLKRVRRLPIGGTAIGTGINAHPKFGKGVAKALSVATGAKFEQAANTFEGLAAQDDLVELSGQLNALAVALMKIGNDLRWMNSGPLAGLGEIELPALQPGSSIMPGKVNPVIPEALCMVCAQVMGLHQAISIAGQSGNFQLNVMLPLIACDLDESLQLLSASITALADKAIGGLQVRKDNVAAALDRNPILVTALNPVIGYELAAKIAKRAYAEGRPVLDVALEDSGLDEKSLRRLLDPADLAKGGIKAGAVAGAG comes from the coding sequence ATGGCCATCCGCAAGGCAAGCGGCTTCCGCATCGAACACGACAGCATGGGCGAGTTGCGCGTGCCCGCGAAGGCGCTGTGGGGCGCGCAGACCCAGCGCGCGATCGACAATTTCGCGATCAGCGCCCGGCCGATGCCGCAGGCATTCATCCGTGCACTGGCCTTGACCAAGGCCGCCGCCGCCCTGGTCAACGGGCACCTGGGCTTGCTGGCACGCGCGCAGGCCGATGCCATCGTCGAGGCCGCCACCGCCATTGCCGGTGGCGCGCATGCCGACCAGTTCCCGGTCGATCGTTACCAGACCGGCTCCGGCACCTCCAGCAACATGAATGCCAACGAGGTCATTGCCCACCTGGCGACGAAGGCCTCGGGCTTGCCGATCCATCCCAACGACCACGTCAACCTGGGCCAGAGCAGCAACGACGTGATTCCGACCGCGTTGCGGGTGATGGCAGTGCAGGGCGCGAAACGGCAGTTGCTGCCGGCGCTGCAGCACCTGCGCAAGACCATCGACAAGCGCGCCAAGGCGCTCCGCAAGATCGTCAAGACCGGCCGCACCCACCTGATGGATGCGATGCCGTTGACGGTGGCGCAGGAGTTCGGCGCGTGGTCGGCCCAGCTGGATTCCGCGCAGGCGCGCATCGAGGACAGCCTGAAGCGGGTGCGCCGGTTGCCGATCGGCGGCACTGCGATCGGCACCGGCATCAATGCGCATCCGAAGTTCGGGAAGGGGGTGGCCAAGGCGTTGTCGGTCGCCACCGGAGCGAAATTCGAACAGGCCGCGAACACCTTCGAGGGGCTTGCCGCGCAGGACGACCTGGTCGAGTTGTCCGGCCAGCTCAATGCGCTTGCGGTGGCGTTGATGAAGATCGGCAACGACCTGCGCTGGATGAATTCAGGTCCGCTGGCCGGGTTGGGCGAGATCGAGTTGCCGGCGCTGCAGCCGGGCAGTTCGATCATGCCGGGCAAGGTCAATCCGGTGATCCCGGAAGCGCTGTGCATGGTCTGCGCGCAGGTGATGGGCTTGCACCAGGCGATTTCGATCGCCGGGCAAAGCGGCAATTTCCAGCTCAACGTGATGCTGCCGCTGATCGCCTGCGACCTCGACGAGTCGCTGCAGTTGTTGTCTGCCAGCATCACTGCGCTGGCCGACAAGGCGATCGGCGGGCTGCAGGTGCGCAAGGACAACGTGGCTGCCGCGCTGGATCGCAATCCGATCCTGGTCACCGCGCTGAACCCGGTGATCGGCTACGAGCTGGCCGCAAAGATCGCCAAGCGTGCGTATGCGGAGGGTCGTCCGGTGCTGGATGTCGCGCTGGAAGATTCTGGGCTGGATGAAAAATCGCTGCGCCGGTTGCTGGATCCCGCCGATCTTGCGAAGGGCGGCATCAAGGCCGGCGCAGTTGCCGGCGCGGGTTGA